CTGCTaaggagacagagcaagagataGTGGCTGCATGTTAGGGGAGGGAGGCCAGTGTCATCGACCTCTCTTGCTGCCCTATAAATCCTCATTTTCATCCCCTGGAGGTAGCAGAGTTCCTCTCCCCTTAAAGGTTATAAAATGCCTTTGCCTACATATCTTCGTGGTTGAGCAGGGATTGGAATCTAGGCCTATTTATTTAGCGTTAGATCCTGTGCTCTCAACAAGGCTTCGCTAGTTAGTTCTGTCCTATCTTTCACTGGCTTTCCTTCCTTTGTCATGCCTCTGCATTGCATCCAGCTGGTGCAGCAGTCCTGCAGCATAAATGCAACTGACTGGTGGAAGGGAAGTGATAATTCTCTGGGCACACTCTCAAAAGtgttcttggatttttttaaggtaataaaCTGACCGgattttttaagattatagaGAAAGAGCATAAAAGTAGCAGTGTGAAAGCAAGTCCAGGAGACAGGTAGAAAAGGTTGTCAGTTTGTGACCCTTTCTGGAACGGCTCCCTCATCAACAACAAAGGCAAACTCACTCTCCCTGAAGTCAAAACCTGTATGATAGGCTGCCTCATGGAAACATTCCCCTTCCCGCCTCCGTGAGACTATGCAAACTAGCCGATGTACTCCGGCCCCCTGAGCAGCAGTGCTCATGGTTAGGAGTGAGGGATTGAGAGCAAATCTGAATCTCATCTCTGCCGCTTTCTAGCTGATGACCatgggtaagttatttaacttctctgtgaatAATAAGTAAGGATAATAACCCACCACAGAGGGTTGTTGTGATGACAGTTACATTTTTCAgcacttaggacagtgcctgggaTCGAGTAATAACGTCCTCATAGGCAGCAATAGCAGCAACATCCAGGAGTCTGGCTGTGCTCTCAGAACCGAAGCCCTCCTTCTGACATCTCAGATCCTTATTTGTGCTTTGCAGGGGATGGAGAGAACTTGtgtctctgtgccttccccatgCTACACTCAATGGGCTCAGAGTGCACATCACCAGTCCTGGCAACCACTCACCGCAAGTTCCAGGTTACTTCTGTGAGCCACGTGGAAAGCTAGAAAACTAAGGCCCCACAGAATGGTAGGACACTGGGTCGATTTTAAAATGGGACTCGTGTACTGCCAAAAGCTGTTAGTATGATATGAGATCACTGGAAGAGCTTAATTACTCACAAAATTACATGCACAAACACTGCAGTATGTGGTAAAACAAACTGGGATTTGTTGCCAATGCTTTCTTCAAAGCAGAGGCAATTTCTTGGTAAACTTAAGTAATGTTGGCAGCCTGGAAGAGCTAGTGATTTCACAAtctctgtatttatgtttttttcccatgCTAGGCACATGTTAAGGTTTTCTCCTTCCTGgtatcccatttcacagatgagaaactgtgtctcagagaagttaaacaacttGTTCAAATGTGACCCTTACAGAGCAGCACCCTGGACTTTGTATAGGACTCTCCAGCTACTCTGATAACTTCATTATTACCCTCACATAGTACTTTCTGTCCCTGCATGTGGGGTTTCCCATCTCCACCTGCAGCAGGAGGGTCCTTCCACAACTATGTTAAGAATGTAACACATCCAGTACAAGGGTGTTGGGAACAGTCACATGGTTTCAGCCTCAGGCTCTGAGGATAACAGACTTTCTTGAGCAGGTTCTCTATCTATCTTGAACTTTGGGGGAGGGCCTATGGCTTAGACCAAGATGGAATTGAGGAGGAGACCTGGGCCTTTGTATCTCATTCAAAAGAAGAACCTGAGACTACCTTACACTCAATTGGCTGGTCGCACACCATGCGTTAGGCCCCCCTGGTTCTGAATCTTCTTTTCCCATTTACTGCTGCCCgacataaaatctttttaatgacctgattttatctttttcaaattgtGAGTGAAAAACACTCCTGCCTCTGCATTACACCATCACAAGCACTGACCTCAGAATCAAGAGAATCTCAAACCTCACACTCACCTGATTTTCTCTTGCTCGGGCTATGGAAACGGtaacagaaataagaaatttatCTCTCAAATCACTAAGaagctgaaaaggagaaaaattcatAGTAGGTATGATAGGGGCTGTTTCTCTGCACATAACCAGTACTTGAGGAGGGGGGAAAGGGTTCTTTGTCCTGAGTCCTTGATTCTCTAGGTCCATCTGAGAGTTCACAAACTCTGGAATGTTTGAGAGTTCACAAACTCTCTACTACTTCTACCTTCCTTTTAgatcttcttttctttacataACTCCCCAAGCCACCATAGTGCATTCAGGATGACAGAGCATataattctcctttcctttctttttactttgtccTTCCTCCCCGTTGTATTCTTCTTCCCCTTTATTCCATGTCCTGCTTTCCCCGAAGCCTGACATTGCTCCTGATGAAATGAAGATATGTATAAGGAGGAGgagtgcctgagtagctcagtcagttgagcgtccgacttcagctcaagtcatgatctcacagtttgtgagttcaagccccgcgctgggctctgtgctgacagctcagagcctggagcctgcttcagattctgtgtctccctctttctgcccctcccccactcacactctttctctctcaaaaatgaataaaagttaaaaaaaatgaataaaaaaagatctAGATAGGTAGGAGAAGAAGGGGGATTGAAGCAGTCACAAGTGCTTAttgcaaattcttttctttcccatttcaggttttgggggaaaaaagaagatactcctcctcccaaataaaaaatcttccaaaaaccTGAGTGGGGAATGAAAATCATCCACTGTCAATCCATGGTCTATGTGTAAGCTAGAACTTTCTGTGCTTTGCATGTCTTATCGCTGGGTGCTCTAGGGAAGCAAAGGCATGGTGATCCCACCCTGGGAAAACCAAACAACCATAGCAGAATTTGTGCTTCGAGGATTTTCCTCCATCCGACAgctaaatattttcctctttatgaCGTTTTTAGTTTTCTACATCTTAATCGTTTCTGGAAACATCCTCATTGTTCTGCTAGTTTTTTTCAGCCAtcacctccacacccccatgtacttcttcctggtGAACTTATCCTTTCTAGAGATCTGGTATACCTCCAACATTGTCCCCAAGATGTTGCTGATCATCATAGCTGAGCAGAAGACTATCTCTGTGGCTGGGTGCCTGGCACAGTTCTACTTCTTTGGATCCCTGGCTGCAACAGAGTGTCTCTTGCTTGCTGTGATGTCCTATGACCGGTATCTGGCCATCTGCCAACCTCTCCAGTATCCCATCCTCATGACTGGCCCCCTTTGCATTAAGCTGGCTTCCAGTTCTTGGCTCTGCTGCTTCCTCCTCACAGCAATTACTATGGTCCTACTGTCTAGACTAACCTTCTGTGGACCCAATGAAATTGATCACTTCTTCTGCGACTTCACGCCTCTGGTCCATCTTTCCTGCATGGACACTTCACTGACCGAGACCATTGCTTATGCCACCTCTTCTGCAGTGACTCTGGTTCCATTTCTCCTCATCACAGCCTCCTACTCCTGCATTCTTGTTGCCATCCTAAGAATTCCATCTGGCACAGGGCGGAGAAAGGCtttctccacctgctcctcccacctcaCTGTGGTCACGGTGTTTTATGGGACACTGATTGCCACGTACCTCGTGCCTTCAGCCAATTCTTCACAGCTCTTGCGCAAAGGATTCTCTCTGCTCTATACCATCCTGACACCCATGTTCAACCCCATCATCTACAGCCTGAGAAACAGAGACATCCACGAAGCCCTGAAGATGTGCTTGAGTAAGAAGCCAAGTTTTCTCCTTGGATGATGCAAAAAGGAAAAGTTCTATATTTGTCCAAGGGATGATTAATTGGATTGAGTAATTTAGATTCTACATAAAAGGCAAGAACTACCCCAGGAGTTATTAAAGCCAGATGATCAGATACCTCTGAGCATGGCTATGGATGCTGCTGAGTTCTGACAGCCTCAGGTGAACTGGTGTCCCATGAATGGTCTACATAGGTCAGGTTCTGCTCCATTATCTTCAGTAGACCTGCATCTTTTGTGTAAAAGCTCAGCCTCAAAACGAGCTGCTAAGGCTGGTTgctcatttattcaaatattcattgaggTCTACTATGCTCGAGGCACTGTACTACATATAGgtgataaaatgaacaaaagcagagGCAGTCCCTGCTTCCACTGAACCCACAGGCTATAAGGGGATGacaaacattaatcaaataaCTAACATAAagctacatatataaatataaaattacacttgtgattcaaaattaaaaataataagatgatTTCTATGTACTTATTAGATGGCCAAAATCTGGgacactgacaacatcaaatgctggtgaATATGTGGAGCAACCGGAACTCTGATTCACTGCTGGCGAgagtgcaaaatggtacagccactttaaaagacagtttggaagtttcttacaaaactaagtaCACTTTtgccatacaatccagtaatcacactcctGGTATTTACCGAAACGAGCTTAAAACTTGTGTCTACACAAAACACtttacatggatgtttatagaagctttattcataattgcccaaattttgaagtaaccaagatgtccttcaatggaaaatggaaaaataaaccatGGTGCATGCAGACAATGAAATAGTATTCAATGCTAAAAAATAATGGGCTATCAAGATCTGAAAGACTTGGAGGAAACCGTAAGTAGGTataattaagtgaaagaagccaatctgaaaaggctacatactatatgatcccAGCTGTAGGGCATTCTGAAAAAAGGCAAAACGgtggagatagtaaaaagatcagtagttgccagaggtTAGGGCTGCAGGAGAGATAAATAGCATAagattttagggcagtgaaactattctgtatgatactacaaAGTGGAGACACACCATTATACATTTGGCAGAACCAACAGAATGTACAATGTCAAGAGTGCACTCGAATGAAATTATGGACTTTGGgggataatgatgtgtcagtgtaggctcactgattgtaacaaatgtgccactctggtgggaaatgttgataatggggggaGACTGAAAGTGTAGGGTATTAgccctaaaaataaaactgccagttataCCAGCAAAAGTGGATTTATTGGGGAATCGTAGAGAATTGCAATCCAGATCAAGCAAGCTATGACAGAATCATAGGCAAGTCTGCAGAACAAAGAAGAGGAACGCTCCTTTACAGAGGAAGGGAAAGTTGGGAAGGCTGTTACAAACAAAATGTCCATTGCAGTAAACTGGGAGTTCAAAgtatagtggcttttcattggctggaCTGTGAATAAAGggtctcttcctttcctgctgGGGTAGTAAAGTAGTATCCATGTGCAGGATTCCTCTCTCCTGGTTGGGTGTGTAATTGATGAGTGAGAGGGCATCGAGAGCTCCCTCTGCTGGTTTCTCAACTCCATTCTAAATgagatttccttttattaattttcatgtttCCCCCTTTTGGTTAAGATCTTTGTTTGAAAGCGTTGCTGATCAGGAGTCGGGTTTTCCATATTTAGTGGTTTTGCCCCTCAGTACCAGGAAGGACCTTTCCTGGCTGTCACAGCCTACATTGGAGGGAAAGTGCATAGCATTTGGAAACCGTTTACAGCCACATTTGAGTAATAAGGAAGGTTAGGAGGGAAAAACCCTCAAGTACTCCAACTTAAAGCCCGTATTATGTCAAGGTCATGTGTGTTGGATTATCATCTCAGAGCAATGAGCTAGCATCACCTTATTGggtatatcattttttaaaaagtttgataggcaacagaatataaaacttaaaataattataaaaatagaggAAGTAACATAACAAATCCAAATTGTGTGATGCTTCTAAACCAGGACTCTAGGTCTGAAAGGAGCCATCTGAAATACTTATTGGCATTTGTTCTGACGTATGGGAGAAAGGTTCTACCTATGAAGGAAACACCCATAATTGTCATACATGCCTCCTGGAAGTCTCCACTTAAACCCATCACAAAAGTAGAATACTAAATATTTCGAGAGATCACTGAAAAAGTTAACCAACTACATTTGGGAAGATACAGTGTAGGTACAAACTTAAAGCAGTAGctgatgaggggtgcctgggtggctcagttaaacgtcagacttcggctcaggtcctgatctcacagtttgtgggtttgaaccccgcgttgggctctgtgctgacagctcagatcctggtgcctgctttggattctatgtctccctctctctctgacccacccccactcatgctctctctctctcaaaaataaacatttaaaaaaaattttaaagcagtagctggtaaactttttgaaaaacttcaaagacattttaaaagaatgttgtTATCTCAAAAGAACTGTTTAGAACCAAatgtattatcaacaatagtaaGAGTGAAAATTGAGAGACCATGAATTTGGAAAACAATCTTAGGTCAATTAATagtttaaaggaaagaaagctcTTGTGAATTCTGAACTTTCTAATCCTTCAGAAAAATCAAGTGAAAAATTAATGTGTACCAAGATCATGAAGCTGTTTCCAAAAGGCCATAATCAAAAGAAGAGGTTTCCCCCTTTTGCAAGGGCTTGGGAAATGTAGACAGAGTATTGTCTTCccataaaagagagagaagaaacaacagTGAGAAAAAGATATACAAGCCTGGTCAGGACACCTTGGCAAAGCTCTCATTATATGTCTTCTTCTATTACTGGAAGTCTTTACTTTCAGATCACCAGATAGCGCGCAGTTCCAGTCAGACTTTGGTGCTTTCTTAGATATGAATCCAAGAATCTATTCCCTGGAGTTTGGTCACACATGGGTTGGCTAGCAGTTTCTGATAAGGACCTCTCCAGTGAGGTTCAAGAGTCTTTCTGGAGGTGTCTTTTCCAACAGATGAAATCTATAGGTTGCAAGGTACTTAAGGTCATTGTCTCCTAGGAGTGCACTATGGAAAGATTACTCCACCAAGCATGGCTATTTTTAATAGAAGCAATTAGGCTGTCACACGGTTGAAGTATCTCTATCTCCTTTTATCAACTGTGGGTCAAAGAAGGCAGGGGGCAGGTACATTGGACATTCTGTGACTCTCTCAAAGGAGGAGTCTATGAGTTCCCAAGGGGATGGATCTGAGACTTAAAATGTCCAGTGGCAAAGCTTCCAGCCAAGGTATTTGGAGGGTCTCTATAAATTTTGCCAATTAAGTCTTAGTGCTTGATTTAGTGCATGTGTGACTAACTCTGAGGATTGAGGATGATATGCACAAGGAAAATGTAAAACCGACCAAGCAACAACAGAATTGTCAAAGCACCTGACGAGTAAAATGGGTTCCCTGATCACTGAGGTTTGAGAGAGGTGCTTCAAATAAGGATCATCTTTTCTACCAGAAGAAGCATTGGCATGTCTATAACAGAAAGCTTTGGTCCAGTGGGAAAACATACAAACCAGGACTAAAAAATATCCACAAAGGGAGGGAGTTGTATGAAATCCATTTGTGTGAACAGGTTTCCCTGAAATTTACTTTGGACAGCTGGGCACTTTTTACAGCCTTATTAACAGCCTTATCAACTGTTTCTCACCAATACTGGTTCATGAATGCTATCATGTTCAGGAGACCAATGGTTTAATGTATATACAGTGGTAAATAGCGGGAGTTTTAGAATTTCTAGTTGGGCCAGATTGTTGTTTGGTCCAAACCAGAGTTCTCTTTTAATCAAGCTAACAATTACTAGATTTTCCATATTGTTTCCCCCTCCCTGGGGCCAACTGTTGGGTATCTCTTGTCAATGTTTCTGAAATTTATCATTCGAGAGAATATCCCTTTGGGCCATGACAGAGGTTTGGCTATTGGTTTCCTTGAAGGTAGTAATTTTGGTGGAAATACCAGTGGGATAGACTACTTTGGCCTCCAGGGAACTGAGACTGGAATGCCTAGGAACCTTAATAGCCAAAGCAGCTGACAAAAGTATGGCATGTAATAAATTTTGAATATGGGagactgtttttcattttaaagagtaaGAGACAGCATAAGCCGGACAAGGGTAgaggggggagtgggagagagagacagagagaagaaagggagagagagagggagagagagggagaatcatgagttggacacttacttaactgactcagccacccag
This Lynx canadensis isolate LIC74 chromosome C1, mLynCan4.pri.v2, whole genome shotgun sequence DNA region includes the following protein-coding sequences:
- the LOC115519776 gene encoding olfactory receptor 11A1-like, with the protein product MVIPPWENQTTIAEFVLRGFSSIRQLNIFLFMTFLVFYILIVSGNILIVLLVFFSHHLHTPMYFFLVNLSFLEIWYTSNIVPKMLLIIIAEQKTISVAGCLAQFYFFGSLAATECLLLAVMSYDRYLAICQPLQYPILMTGPLCIKLASSSWLCCFLLTAITMVLLSRLTFCGPNEIDHFFCDFTPLVHLSCMDTSLTETIAYATSSAVTLVPFLLITASYSCILVAILRIPSGTGRRKAFSTCSSHLTVVTVFYGTLIATYLVPSANSSQLLRKGFSLLYTILTPMFNPIIYSLRNRDIHEALKMCLSKKPSFLLG